Within Sorangiineae bacterium MSr11367, the genomic segment CGGTGCGTCCCATCCAGGACGATCTACCGCACTTCAAGCAGTTCCCCGCCATCTTCGGCGGCTCCGACGAGAAGATGCTCTGGTAAATGGCGCCAGGCAGGCGCCATTTACTTATCGGGTCTCGCGTCGAATTAATTCGATGAATGCATAAAAGTGACGAGTTTCAAATGAACGGCCATAGAACGCACGTATGAACGAATCACCTGCGTTCATTCGAGCGAACAGGCCGGTCCATTTTCATTTGAAACTCCATTTTCGAGGCATCTCTCGTGCATTTCGATACCCTCACGATTCGTCGTGTCGTGGGCGCGCAGTCTCTCGGCGATTCGTTCGTCCAGCGCGTTCATGACATGACGGAGCGCGCGATGGAAAGCCGCCTCCCGCTCGGGGAAACGGTGGCACGGCTCGGTCGGGCCAATCGCGCGCACTATATTCATCGAGAGTTGGGCGGCTGCGACGACCTCGTAGGCTACGCGCTCAACGAGACCTACGTCGCAGACACTTTATCGTGTGGCGCCGTGAAGGTTAATTATTTTTGTAGCGCATTTCTCCTCCGCGAAATCCGTCGGCGCTATTCGCTTTATCGCATGCTCGGGCCGATGCGGCTGGCGGGCGACGAACAAATTCTCGTGCTGCGGACGCAGAGTCCTCTTCCCATGGCCGCGTTTCGCCGCCTCTGCCATGCCAACGATTTTCATCTGTATTCTCCACTCGATGCCGACGTACCGGACATCGTTCACGACGTGGTCGTGAATCGGTTCGGTGGTCCCGAGCGGGTGCACCGCGCAGTGTACCCCACGCGCGTAAGCCCACCGAACGAGCCGCACGACGCCCAAACGGCGCGCCTCATGGATCTCATCGATCCCGATTGCGGCGATGCGCTGGTCTTCGTCGGTGTGGCGAACGAGCTCGTGCCATGAGGCTCCCGGAAGGACTCGCGGCGGCACCGCAGGCCGAGGCGGCGTGGGAGGCGGCCCGCGTGCTCGAGGAAGGCGGCAATGCCGCCGATGCGCTGGTCACCGGTGCGCTCGTTCAGGGCGTCGTCGATCCGCATCGCTGCGGCATCGGCGGTTTCGGCTGCGCCACGGTGAGCTTTCCCTCGCGCGGCGATCCCGTGGCCATCGACTTTCACGGCCATGCGGGGGAACGCTGCCATGAGAACATGTGGGTCGGCGCCTTCGAGTCGGTGGCCGAAGACGGATTCGGCTACGTGCTCCGCCATCGCGCGAACGATCTCGGCTACGGCTCCATCACCGTGCCCGGCATGCTCGCGGGGCTGCACGAAATCCATTCGCGCTTTGGCTCGATGCCCTGGCGCGAGCTGGCGTTGCGTGCGGTTCCCTACGCGGAACACGGCTTCGTCGTCGGCCCGCACCTCGCGGACTATTGGGCGCGCCCGGGTGCGTATGGCCGCGCGTCCACACAGGAGCGCCTCGCATTCGGTTCGGAGGGCCGCCGCCTTTTTCTCGACGTCGCCGGTCGTACGCTGCGCGCGGGCGACGTCTTGCGCCAGCCGGATCTCGCACGAACCTACCGCAGCATCGCCGACGATCCCGCGTGCCTCTACGTCGGCGCCCTCGCCGATCGCATCGTGCGCGATTGGGAAGAGCATGGTGCCAATGTCACGCGCGCGGACCTCGCGCGCTACCGGCCTACCGTGCAGGCGCCGCTCACGGGCACCTTCCGCGGTGCCCGCATCGTCACCACGCCACCTCCCGGCGGAGGCGCCGCCTTGCTGCAGGCGCTTTCCCTTCTCGAGGGCGACGACGTGCCCGCACTCGGGCAGCACTCCGCCGCGTGCATCGACCGCGTTGCCCACGTGCTGCATGCGGTGGGGCGCGAGCGACTCGGCGCCGACTCGCCGTGCACCACGCAATTGACGATCGTCGACCGCGACGAAAATGCCATTTCCTTTTCGCATTCGCTCGGATTCGGCTCCGGCGTCGTCACACCCAGCTTGGGCTTCGTCCACAACAATTGCATGAGCGGGTTCGATCCGCGCCCCGGGCGCCCTGGATCCATCGCCCCCGGCCGCGCCCGCACCACCGCGATCGCCGAGACTCTGGTCTGGGACGATGACGGGCTCCGTCTCGTCATGGGCTCGCCCGGTGCCGCGCGCATCACCGCCGCGCTCGCGCAAGTGTTGCTGGCCGTTCTCGAGTTCGACGTCGGCATCGCCGAGGCCGTGGTCCAGCCGCGCTTTTTTCCCTTTGGTGAGCGCCGTCTCGAGCTCGAGTCGCGTTTCCCGTCCCAGACGATCCTCGAGCTCGCGTCGCGCGGCTGGAGAGCGCAGCGGAGCATCAAGCCTTTCGGTCAAGTGGGCCGTGTCTACGCCATCGAGATCGATCGCCGCGGGCCCACGCCCAAGCTTCGTGCGGGCATCGACCCGGGCGAACCCGGCGCGGGATACCGCGCGATCTGACAACGCATCATCGAGAGAGGTAAATAGGAATGTCGGAAGAGGAGTACGATCTTATCGTGATCGGAGGCGGCCCCGGTGGGTCGACGGCCGCGTCGTTCGTGGCCATGGCAGGACACCGAGTCCTGCTTCTGGAGCGCGAATGGTTTCCGCGCCATCAAATCGGCGAGTCCCTTTTGCCGGTGACCATTCACGGTATTTGCCGCATGCTCGGCGTCGATGGCGAGATCGAGCGCGCGAACTTCATGCGCAAGCACGGCGGGACATTCCGCTGGGGAAAAAGCCAGGAGCCATGGACGTTTTCCTTCGCGAATACCTGGATGCTCTCCGGCCAAGGTCTCGACTACGCATTTCAAGTCGAGCGTTCGCGCTTCGACGAGATTCTTTTGCGCAATGCAGGCCGCAAAGGTGTCGACGTTCGCGAAGGCCACACGGTCATCGATACGCTCCGTGAAGCCGGTCGCACGGTGGGCGTGCGCTTCGTCGACGCAGCCGGCAAAGAGCGGCGTGCCCGCGCGCCCTTCGTCATCGACGCGGGCGGGCACCAGAGCAAGTTGCATCAATACGCGGGCGAGCGCGTTTTTGCGAAGTTCTTCCAAAATATCGCCCTCTATGGCTACTTCGAACATGGGAAGCGTATGCCCTCGCCCGACGAGGGAAACATCCTTTGTGCGGCCTTCGACGAAGGGTGGTTCTGGTACATTCCGCTTTCGCCGACCTTGACCAGTGTCGGTGCCGTGGTCTCCAAAGAGCAGCACGCCGAGACCTTCAAGCAGGGCTACGAACGTGCGTTTCAATCCTTCGTGGACGCGTGCCCGCTCATCAAAGAGTACTTGGACGGCGCTCGTCGCGTGACCGAAGGCCCGTATGGCATCTTCCGCGTGCGCAAGGACTACTCGTATTGCAATACGCAATTTTGGGCGCCGGGGCTTTTGCTCGTGGGGGATGCGGCCTGCTTCATCGATCCGGTGTTCTCGTCCGGCGTGCACTTGACCACCTACGCGGCGCTCCTCGGCGCACGAACGGTGAACACCGTTCTCCGCGGCACACTCGATGCGCACACCTGCATGACCGAGTTCGAGACGCGGTATCGAAACGAGTACGCGGCGTTCTACGACTTTCTCGTCGGCTTTTACGACATGCTGCAGGACGAGAAATCGTACTTCTGGAGCGCGCGCAAAGTGCTCGGCACGAACGAAGCCGACCAGGAGGCGTTCGTGCGGCTCGTGGCCGGCGGTGCGACCGCGGCGGAGGACTTTCTCGAAATGAGCGGGGCCAAACGCGAGTTCCTCAAAGAGTACGTCACCTCGCGAACACGTCAGGAGACGGCCGAGGAGTTTTTCGCGCGGTATTCCAATACGTCCTTCGATGCCAAATCATTTACTCGGAACCTGCGGCGGGGCAGGGCAGAGGTCCTCGCCCAGGCGACGCAGGGCGAGGCGCGAACCGAAGACCCGCCGCTGCGCGACGGGGGGCTGGTGCCTTCGCGCGACGGTTTTCATTGGGTGGCGCCGCCGAAGAAAGGAACGTGAGACCATGAACGATACGACACGGAATGACACACTTGCTCCCATTTCGTACGAGGCGGAGCCTTATCGCATCAAGGCGGTGGAGCCCATCAAGAGGCTGACGGTCGAGCAACGCAAGGGCGCCATCGAGCAGGCGGGGTACAACCCCGTATTGCTCAAATCCGAAGACGTGTATCTCGATTTCTTCACGGACAGCGGCACGGGCGCGATGAGCGAT encodes:
- a CDS encoding tryptophan 7-halogenase: MSEEEYDLIVIGGGPGGSTAASFVAMAGHRVLLLEREWFPRHQIGESLLPVTIHGICRMLGVDGEIERANFMRKHGGTFRWGKSQEPWTFSFANTWMLSGQGLDYAFQVERSRFDEILLRNAGRKGVDVREGHTVIDTLREAGRTVGVRFVDAAGKERRARAPFVIDAGGHQSKLHQYAGERVFAKFFQNIALYGYFEHGKRMPSPDEGNILCAAFDEGWFWYIPLSPTLTSVGAVVSKEQHAETFKQGYERAFQSFVDACPLIKEYLDGARRVTEGPYGIFRVRKDYSYCNTQFWAPGLLLVGDAACFIDPVFSSGVHLTTYAALLGARTVNTVLRGTLDAHTCMTEFETRYRNEYAAFYDFLVGFYDMLQDEKSYFWSARKVLGTNEADQEAFVRLVAGGATAAEDFLEMSGAKREFLKEYVTSRTRQETAEEFFARYSNTSFDAKSFTRNLRRGRAEVLAQATQGEARTEDPPLRDGGLVPSRDGFHWVAPPKKGT
- a CDS encoding gamma-glutamyltransferase gives rise to the protein MRLPEGLAAAPQAEAAWEAARVLEEGGNAADALVTGALVQGVVDPHRCGIGGFGCATVSFPSRGDPVAIDFHGHAGERCHENMWVGAFESVAEDGFGYVLRHRANDLGYGSITVPGMLAGLHEIHSRFGSMPWRELALRAVPYAEHGFVVGPHLADYWARPGAYGRASTQERLAFGSEGRRLFLDVAGRTLRAGDVLRQPDLARTYRSIADDPACLYVGALADRIVRDWEEHGANVTRADLARYRPTVQAPLTGTFRGARIVTTPPPGGGAALLQALSLLEGDDVPALGQHSAACIDRVAHVLHAVGRERLGADSPCTTQLTIVDRDENAISFSHSLGFGSGVVTPSLGFVHNNCMSGFDPRPGRPGSIAPGRARTTAIAETLVWDDDGLRLVMGSPGAARITAALAQVLLAVLEFDVGIAEAVVQPRFFPFGERRLELESRFPSQTILELASRGWRAQRSIKPFGQVGRVYAIEIDRRGPTPKLRAGIDPGEPGAGYRAI